GTCACCCGGTCGCCGACCTTGATCGGCCGCTCGAACAACAAGATGATACCGGAGATGAAGTTAGAAGTGATATTTTGCAGGCCGAAACCGATCCCGACCGACAGCAAACCGAAAATAACGGCCAGTCCGGCCAGGTTGATCCCGACAAACTGCAGAGCCACGATAGTACCGGTTATCATTATCAAGTAATGGCCCATCCGAACCATGGTATAACGGATGCCCCGTTCAATATCGAAACGGATTAAAATCCGGCGAAGAATGATTCTGGTCGAAATTTTTGAGATGACATAAAATCCCACCAGAACCAGAAAAAACATGATAAGCGACAGGATTGTGATCGGAGTCTGGTTCAAATCAAACAGCTTGAAAGCCAGAATTTTCTCGATACTAATCCATATTTCGCTGAAATCTTTTTCGGGATTCATATCTGCGGCCCTCTTTGATATATTTTCGATTATTATCTTCAGTCTTGAATTGAAAATATTTTTTGGGCGGCTGAAACGCCATATAAAAAGAGTTAATTAAGAATCGCCGGGATCAAGCCGGTCAATATGATCAATCCCGGCGATTAATCAAAAAAAGTTGATGTTGGCTTAAGGCATCCCCTGTAGTTTATAAGGGAGATGCCTTAAAAAGGATCTATTTCTTCTGGTTGACCAGCTTAACAAACAGCTCGACATCGGCCATACAGCGGCTGACCGCATCGTTCCAGAATTCCTCACCGGTAAGGTCGACGCCCATATGTTTCCGGGCCACATCCTCGCTGGTCATCTTACCGGTATCGGCCATCAGGGCGATATATTTGTCGGCAAACGACGGTCCCTCTTCGCGGGCCCGGTTATACACGCCGCCGGCAAAGAGGTAACCGAAGGTGTAAGGGAAATTATAAAAGGGATTATCGGTAATATAGAAATGGAGTTTGGAGCACCAGAACAAAGGATGATAGCCATCATCATCGAGTGTTCCCATAAAGGCTTTTTTCTGCGATTCGATCATGATTTCATCGAGGCGTTCGCGGCTTAAAAGACCGGATTTGCGTTCCCGGTAGAAGGCCGTGTCGAACAGGAAGCGGGCGTAAATATTACAGAAAAGAATATAGGCATTTTGCAGTTTAAGATCGAGCAACAGCAATTTTTCGTTGACTCCATCGGCCTTTTCAAGAGCGGCATCGGAGATCAAGAGCTCATTGAAAATCGAGGCGGTTTCGGCCAGGGTCATGGGATATTCGGCGGCAAACCGCGGGGTATCCTTGAGGATATACTGGTGATAGGCATGACCTAATTCATGAGCCAGGGTCATCATGCTGTCGAGATTTTGGCTGAAAGTCATCAGGACCCGTGATTGTTTGGCAAAATCCAGCCCGGTACAGAAAGCGCCTCCGGCTTTGCCAGCCCGATCCTCGGCCTCGACCCATCGCCGGTCGATGGCCATCCGCGTGAAATCAGCCTGATTTTTATTGAAAGCTCCGAGGTTGTCGATTATGAAATCGGCGGCTTCATTGAAAGTGTAAGATTTATTCATTTCTCCCACCTGAGAGAACTGGTCATACCATTTGAAACCGTCAATACCGAGAATTTTTTTCTTGGCCTCGATATATTTTTTAATTTGCGGGGCGGCTTTGGCGACCGCACTCCACATGGCCTTGAGAGTCTCCTCTTTTATCCGGCTGTTGAGAAGCGGCTCGAGCAGTGGGGACTCCCATTTTCTTTTTTCGTAGAGAGTCAGACGAAACCCGGCCTGGAAATTGAGCGCCATGGCGGCCACCGAGGCGGTGGATCCCCAGGCCTCTTCCAGTTTTTCGAAAGCCTGTTTGCGGATTTCGCGATCGGGGCTGTTGAATTTGTTATTGAGCTGACCCACCGAGAGCCTGACGGTTTTGCCGTTTTCTTTAAAATCAACTCGCAGGTCACCGTAGATTTTACCATAAAGGCGGTTCCAGGCATGATAACCGTTAACCGCCAGATCGGTCGCCAGGGCCTCGAATTGGGGTTCCATTTTCAGTCGGGCCGTCCGCCTCATTTCATCAAGGAAAAACCGGGTTTCAACCAGTTCCTTGCCGGTAACCAGTTTCTCCCAGGCGGTATCGGACTGGTTTTCGGCAAAGGATTCGAACAGGACGAAAATTTTCTGCAATTCCGATTCAAAAACATCGATCTCGCCCTGAATTTGATGAGCTTTATTGTCATCGACATTCTGGCTGACCAGGCACTCGGCAAAGGCCGAAGCATGATTGATCCGGGTGAAAAGGTCCTGCAGTTTTATAATAAATTCGGTCCAGGCGTCCAGATTGGAATCATCCAGTTTCCGGGGGAGGCGATGGAAATCATCGACGGTGGCTTTCAGTCTTTTTCTGATATCCTCCCTGAAAGCGGCATATTGTGTCGAAGTGCTACCTCCGGGGAAGATGGAATCAAGGTCCCAGGTGGGGGTCTTGGCTGTGGTTGGGGTTTGGTTCATTTTTCGGTTCCTCCGGCTGAAGATATTTATGATTCAGATGGCATAAGCGGCCTTTTTTATATCATCTTTACGACAAAATCGCCCTATTATACTAAACCGGACTCATAATCCCAAGCAAAAATCGGCGGATTTTGTCCATCCGGGTCTTGCGGTTTTTCGCTAATCGTGTAAATTATTCGGGACGTATTATTTATTTACGCAAATTGCAGAAATTAAAATAGAAGGAGACAGGAGAATGGACGTTTTCAAGTATGCGATGCAGATGGAACTGGACGGCAAAGCTTATTATGAAAAGATGGCCGCCCAGGCCGAAAATGAGCTGGTCAAGAATATTCTGACGGATCTGGCCAAAGATGAGCAAAAGCACTACAATATTTTCAAGAGATTCAGCGAGGGTGATTTTTCCGAGGTGGAAGAATTCCGAGGCGGCAGTACCCGGGTGTTGACCAACGCCAAAAATATCTTCCAGAAATTATCCTCATCGGGTCAGACCTTCGATTTCGGTAAGGATCTTCGCAAGACCTGGCTTCAAGCCCAGGAAATCGAGAAGAAGTCCGAGGATTTTTACCGTGAAAAGGCAACCGCCGAGAAAAATGCCCAGGTTAAAAAGACGCTCGGGATTATCGCCGACGAGGAACACAAACACTGGGTTTTAATCGAGAATGTTCTGCATTTTCTCGACCGTCCCAAGCAGTGGCTCGAGGACGCCGAGTGGAACAATATGGAATCGTACTGATTTACAATTGCCTGAGATCAATTTACGGAGGATATAATGGGTATATACAAAGTTCCCGTCCCGAAAAACGAACCCGTTAGGGCCTATGCACCCGGGACTCCCGATAGAATCAAACTCGAAGATGCCATAAAGGAATTGAAGAAAACCAGGATCGATGTTCCGATGGTAATCGGGGGCCGGGAAATCCGGGTCGGGGATCCGATTAAAATAACCGCGCCGCATGACCATGCGCTCGAACTTGGGCAGTACTACCAGGGCGGCCGGGAAGAAATCGAAACGGCCGTCAAGGCGGCTCTTGCGGCCAAAAAAGACTGGGAGAATATGCCGTGGGAAGAGCGGGCGGCCATCTTTTTGAAGGCGGCCGATCTGCTGGCCGGGCCGTGGCGCTACCGGGTCAACGCCGCCACCATGCTGGCCCACAGTAAAAACGCTTTCCAGGCCGAGATCGATGCCGTTTGCGAGCTGGCCGATTTTTTCCGGTATAAC
The nucleotide sequence above comes from Candidatus Zixiibacteriota bacterium. Encoded proteins:
- a CDS encoding M3 family oligoendopeptidase; protein product: MNQTPTTAKTPTWDLDSIFPGGSTSTQYAAFREDIRKRLKATVDDFHRLPRKLDDSNLDAWTEFIIKLQDLFTRINHASAFAECLVSQNVDDNKAHQIQGEIDVFESELQKIFVLFESFAENQSDTAWEKLVTGKELVETRFFLDEMRRTARLKMEPQFEALATDLAVNGYHAWNRLYGKIYGDLRVDFKENGKTVRLSVGQLNNKFNSPDREIRKQAFEKLEEAWGSTASVAAMALNFQAGFRLTLYEKRKWESPLLEPLLNSRIKEETLKAMWSAVAKAAPQIKKYIEAKKKILGIDGFKWYDQFSQVGEMNKSYTFNEAADFIIDNLGAFNKNQADFTRMAIDRRWVEAEDRAGKAGGAFCTGLDFAKQSRVLMTFSQNLDSMMTLAHELGHAYHQYILKDTPRFAAEYPMTLAETASIFNELLISDAALEKADGVNEKLLLLDLKLQNAYILFCNIYARFLFDTAFYRERKSGLLSRERLDEIMIESQKKAFMGTLDDDGYHPLFWCSKLHFYITDNPFYNFPYTFGYLFAGGVYNRAREEGPSFADKYIALMADTGKMTSEDVARKHMGVDLTGEEFWNDAVSRCMADVELFVKLVNQKK
- a CDS encoding ferritin family protein translates to MDVFKYAMQMELDGKAYYEKMAAQAENELVKNILTDLAKDEQKHYNIFKRFSEGDFSEVEEFRGGSTRVLTNAKNIFQKLSSSGQTFDFGKDLRKTWLQAQEIEKKSEDFYREKATAEKNAQVKKTLGIIADEEHKHWVLIENVLHFLDRPKQWLEDAEWNNMESY